From the Thermodesulfovibrionales bacterium genome, the window TGCTATAGGCCTTGTTAAAATAGATGATATTAATTATTTAATTTCAAATATTCCTAAAAATATAATAATTTATATTACAGGAAGGTATGCACACAAATCTCTTATAGATTTAGCAGATTTTGTAAATGAAATAAAAATAATAAAAACACCTAAAAAATTATTAAAAGCAGTAAAGGGGATAGAATATTAAAAAGAAAAAAGAAATAAGAAAATTATGGTATTGTTTGAACTGCTTCGAAATAATAGAAGCAGAAGAACAACCTTTTTCTTGTCCTAAATGCAAAAGTGAA encodes:
- a CDS encoding cob(I)yrinic acid a,c-diamide adenosyltransferase — encoded protein: AIGLVKIDDINYLISNIPKNIIIYITGRYAHKSLIDLADFVNEIKIIKTPKKLLKAVKGIEY